In one window of Thalassotalea agarivorans DNA:
- the dinG gene encoding ATP-dependent DNA helicase DinG, producing the protein MLSDKIKTVIRGAYKAIGDNLDNFHPRKQQGFLIAEIAKTLAGEYDKTRKIITIEAGTGTGKSLAYCLGAIPLALSREKKVCISTATVALQEQLVDKDLPFLKQYSGLDFNFSLVKGRQRYVCAQKLAATQSDEPQAGFTFAEKPQESDLAMLKAMHSALKEGSWQGDIDSWKDTVPRNLWQSIQSDKHSCLRHLAEHTHCPFHKARDAMDEADVLVINHSLLLADLELGGGKILPAPEDCFYIIDEGHHLPKVTRDHSSGNVSVKGSIDWLSKVAPCGDKIAKLIKSQSAVSPSVNLADLCQELLADMQKLLTFIENNKQSYFPNAHKGDELTYRFEHGLVPKTIKNYATDLAEVSKKAINHINKLYNLLMEHVKEGEVQLYLAEPLLSESGFYAQRLESFQHLWHMYAKTDSEKGAPLARWLSVVEGKRQDYLVSASPIEVGFMLEDNLWSQCEGAVICSATLRALNSFDHFRREAGLSTNDGSQYQAVNSPFDYTNNARLTVPEMRNEPSSDAFTDELIEKLPSLLKQDKATLVLFSSYWQMEQVAFALKHDFNMLVQGKLSRQAILEKHKALCDKDKSSIVFGTQSFSEGLDLPGKYLTHLIITKLPFAVPTSPVEEAHAEYVTAKGGNPFMSITVPETSKKLVQATGRLLRNETDTGVITLMDKRVKTKRYGKDLINSLPPYQRDFR; encoded by the coding sequence CAGGAACAGGTAAATCGTTAGCGTACTGTCTTGGTGCTATCCCACTTGCCTTATCCCGTGAAAAAAAGGTCTGTATTTCAACCGCTACAGTTGCTCTACAAGAACAGTTAGTAGACAAAGACCTACCCTTTTTAAAGCAATATTCGGGCTTAGATTTCAACTTTTCTTTAGTTAAAGGCAGGCAACGCTACGTCTGTGCGCAAAAATTGGCGGCGACCCAATCTGATGAGCCTCAAGCTGGCTTTACCTTTGCTGAAAAGCCACAAGAAAGCGACTTAGCCATGCTAAAAGCGATGCATTCTGCGCTTAAAGAAGGCTCGTGGCAAGGCGATATAGACAGCTGGAAAGATACAGTGCCTCGCAACCTATGGCAGTCCATTCAAAGCGACAAGCATAGCTGTTTACGTCATTTAGCGGAACACACTCATTGTCCGTTTCACAAAGCACGTGATGCTATGGACGAAGCTGATGTACTGGTGATAAACCATAGTTTGTTATTAGCTGATTTAGAGCTCGGTGGCGGCAAAATTCTTCCTGCGCCAGAAGACTGCTTTTACATAATTGATGAAGGCCATCACCTGCCTAAAGTCACGCGAGATCACTCAAGCGGGAATGTATCGGTAAAGGGCTCTATAGACTGGCTAAGCAAAGTCGCCCCATGCGGTGACAAGATTGCGAAACTAATAAAAAGCCAATCAGCAGTATCGCCATCGGTTAACTTAGCAGATCTTTGCCAGGAGTTATTGGCTGATATGCAGAAGCTGTTAACCTTTATTGAGAATAACAAACAATCCTATTTTCCCAATGCACATAAAGGCGATGAGCTCACTTATCGATTCGAACACGGCTTAGTGCCTAAAACAATTAAAAACTATGCGACTGATTTAGCAGAGGTCTCCAAGAAAGCAATAAACCACATAAACAAGCTCTATAACTTATTAATGGAGCATGTAAAAGAAGGTGAAGTGCAACTATACCTAGCAGAACCCTTATTGTCTGAAAGTGGTTTCTATGCGCAGCGGTTAGAAAGCTTTCAACACTTGTGGCACATGTACGCAAAAACAGACAGTGAAAAAGGCGCTCCGCTTGCTCGCTGGTTATCAGTAGTAGAAGGAAAGCGACAAGATTATTTAGTTTCTGCTTCACCTATCGAAGTAGGTTTTATGTTGGAAGACAATTTGTGGTCACAATGTGAAGGCGCTGTAATCTGCTCTGCCACATTGCGAGCCTTAAACTCATTTGATCATTTTAGACGAGAAGCGGGGCTAAGCACTAATGACGGCAGCCAGTATCAAGCAGTTAACTCCCCTTTCGACTATACAAACAATGCGCGCTTAACGGTACCTGAGATGCGCAATGAGCCATCCAGTGATGCCTTCACCGATGAGTTGATAGAGAAACTACCTAGCTTACTCAAACAAGATAAAGCGACCCTTGTACTGTTTTCTTCCTATTGGCAGATGGAACAAGTCGCCTTTGCATTAAAACACGATTTCAATATGTTGGTGCAAGGAAAACTGTCTCGTCAGGCGATACTAGAAAAACACAAAGCGCTTTGTGACAAGGATAAATCCAGTATTGTGTTTGGCACACAGAGCTTTTCTGAAGGGCTAGATTTACCCGGTAAGTACTTAACGCATTTGATCATAACCAAGTTACCTTTTGCCGTTCCTACCTCTCCCGTGGAAGAAGCCCATGCAGAATATGTCACGGCGAAAGGTGGTAATCCATTTATGTCTATTACTGTACCTGAAACTTCTAAAAAACTTGTGCAAGCGACAGGTCGCTTACTTAGAAATGAAACCGATACTGGGGTAATTACCTTGATGGATAAGCGTGTTAAAACAAAACGCTATGGCAAAGATTTGATTAACTCTTTGCCACCATATCAGCGTGATTTTCGCTAG